Below is a window of Streptomyces genisteinicus DNA.
GCAGGATCATCTGCCAGGAGTGGATCGAGGTGCCGTAGCGGCCCGCCTCCCAGATGTAGATCAGCACTCCGGAAGCCATCGTCGCCGCACCCGCCTGGAGCACCTTCCGCCCGAAGCGGGGCACCAGGAGCTGCACCGACAGCCCGGCAGCGAGGGACACCGCCACCGAGAACGGCACGCCCGTCAGACCCGCCCGGAGCGGGCTCCAGCCGAGGCCGATCTGCATGTAGAGCGTCCAGACCAGGAAGAAGATGCCCAGCACCATGCCGAAGGTGAGCTGGACGGCGATGCCGGCGGCGAAGCTCTTCACACGGAACAGCGACAGCTCGACCAGCGGGGAGCCGTCCTTGCGGGTCTTGTGGCGCTCGTAGAGGACGAAGGCGGCGAACACCGGCACGCTGCCGGCCATGCAGAGGTGCCCCCACAGCGGCCAGTCGAGCTCGCGGCCGCGGGTCAGCGGGTAGACCAGCATGAGCAGCGCGAGGGTCACCATGGCGACGCCGACCAGGTCGAGCCGGAGGGCGCGGGGCGCCTTGGACTCGGTGATGTACTTCCGGCCGAGGACGAGGGCCGCGACGCCCACCGGCAGGTTGATCAGGAAGATGGGGCGCCATTCGAGGCCGAACAGGTTCCACTGGGTGAGCAGCGCGCCGAGAAGCGGCCCGGAGACGGCGCCGAGCCCGACGATCGCGCCGAAGAGTCCGAACACCTTGCCCCGCTCATGGGCCGGGAAGGTGACGTGCACGATCGCGAGCACCTGCGGCACCATCAGCGCCGCCGAGGCGCCCTGGAGCAGCCGGGCGGCGACGAGCGTGTCCGCGTTCGGCGCGAATCCGCAGAGTGCGGAGGCGACGGTGAACGCGGTGATGCCGATCAGGAACACCCGCCTGCGTCCGTGGATGTCACCGAGCCGGCCTCCGGTGATCAGGCCGGCGGCGAAGGCGAGCGCGTACCCGGCGGTGATCCACTGGATGGCACCGAACGAGGCGCCGAGGTCGCGCTCGATGCTGGGGATGGCGATGTTGACGATCGTGACGTCGACCAGATCCATGAACGCCGCGGTCATGACGATGGCGAGGGCGATCCATCGCCTGCGGTCCGATCCCGCACCCGTCGCGGCGGGCTTCCGTGCCTGCTGTGAACTCATACGAGGATTCTGGAAGGCATATAGGCCAGATCGCGGCCTAGTTCTCCGGCACTCTGGAGGACATGACGGACACTCCGGCACGACTTCTGAATCTGCTCTCGCTCCTCCAGACGCCGCGCGAGTGGCCGGGGAGCGAACTCGCCGAACGGCTGGCGGTCAGCCCGCGCACGATCCGGCGGGACATCGACCGGCTGCGGGATCTCGGCTATCCGGTGGAGGCGACCAAGGGCGCGGTGGGCGGCTACCGCCTGGTGGCCGGTGCCGCGATGCCGCCGCTGCTGCTGGACGACGAGGAGGCCGTGGCCATCGCCGTCGGCCTGCGGGCAGGGGCAGGACACGCCATCGAGGGAATCGAGGAGGCGGCGGTGCGCGCGCTCGCGAAACTGGAGCAGGTGCTGCCGTCCCGCCTGCGCCACCGGGTGGCGACTCTCCAGGCCGCGACCCTTCCGCTGGCCCGTGGGGACGGCGCGATGATCGATCCGCACATCCTGACGTCGATCGCGGCCACGGTGACCGGTGGGGAGCGGCTGCGGTTCGCGTACCGCGCGGGGGACGGGGCCGAGACCAAGCGGCTGGTCGAGCCGTACCGGCTGGTCTCCACAGGGCGGCGCTGGTACCTGGTCGCGTTCGACCTCCAGCGCGACGACTGGCGCACCTTCCGGGTGGACCGGGTGACGGAGCCGTTCGCGACGGGGGCTCGCTTCACTCCGCGTCCGGCGCCGGTGGGCGACGCGGCGGAGCTGCTGGGACACACGATGTCGCGGCACCAGCAGGAGCACGAGATCGACGTGACGTTCCGGGCCCCCGCCTCGCAGGTGGCCGCCCGGCTGCCCGAACACCTCGGGGCCCCGGTCCCGGCAGGGGAGAACGCCTGCCGGCTGCGCAGCCGGTCGGCGGACTCGGTGGAGTGGCTGGCGCTGCGGCTGGCCCTGGTGGACTGCGAGTTCACGGTGCACGGTCCGCCCGCGCTGCGGGAGCACATGGCGGTGCTGGCGACGAGACTCGGCCGGGCGTCGGCCTGAGGACGGGGGCTCGCCGAGCCCCGGCGCGGAGACGCACGGGGCGGAGACGCACTGGGCGCAGCGGCGGCGCCCGGCCCGGTGTGTGCCGGGCCGGCGCCGCTGAGGGCTCTCACCGCTCTCTCCCCGCCGCCGAAGGCTCTCCGGCGGGCCGGTGAGGCGGTGACCCGCGGGCGGCTCGCGGCTTCCCTCCGTGACGGGGCGGGGCCGGACTGCCCGGGGAGGGGCTGCCCGGCTCAGGCCGCCGCGTCGAAGCCCGTGTCGCGGGCCATCTTCTTCAGTTCGAGCAGCGCGTGCTTCTCGATCTGGCGGATCCGCTCCCGGGTGAGCCCGTGTTCCTTGCCGACCTCGGTGAGGGTGCGCTCCCGGCCGTCCTCGATGCCGTAACGCATCCGGATGATCGAGGCGGTGCGGTTGTCCAGCTTGCCGATGAGGCCGTCCAGCTCCTCGCTGCGCAGCAGGGTGAGCACCGACTGCTCGGGCGAGATCGCCGAGGTGTCCTCCAGCAGGTCGCCGAACTGGGTCTCGCCCGCGTCGTCCACGCCCATGTTCAGGCTGACCGGGTCACGGGCCCAGTCGAGGACGTCGGTCACGCGCTCGGGCGTGGAGCCCAGCTCCTCGGCGACCTCGGCGGCCTCCGGGTCCCTGCCGTGCTCACGGTTGAACTCCCGCTGCACACGGCGGATGCGCCCCAGCTCCTCCACCAGGTGGACGGGGAGCCGGATGGTGCGGGACTGGTCGGCTATGGAGCGAGTGATCGCCTGCCGGATCCACCACGTGGCGTAGGTGGAGAACTTGAAGCCCTTCGCGTAGTCGAACTTCTCGACGGCGCGCACCAGGCCGGCGTTCCCCTCCTGGATCAGGTCGAGGAGCGGAAGGCCGCTGCGCGGGTACCGGCGGGCGACGGCGACGACGAGGCGCAGGTTGGAGCGGATGAAGACGTCCTTGGCCCGCTCGGCGGCCTCGGCGAGCGCTTCCAGCTCCTCGCGCGTGGCCCCCTGGGCCTCGCTCTCCACCTCCCCGTCCAGGATCTGCCGGGCGTAGACGCCCGCCTCGATGGTCTGGGACAGCTCGACCTCCTTGGCGGCGTCGAGCAGTGGCGTCCGCGCGATCTCGTCGAGATACATGCCGACCAGGTCGCGGTCGGCGATCTCTCCGCCCACGGCGCGAACGCTGCCCGCCCTGTCGGTCCCTCCGGACTCGGCCTGACGACGGGCGACGGCACGGGTTGCCATGCGAGCTCCCTTGCAAAAGTAGGTCGCGACACCCTCCCGGGTGCCCTGCATCCGATGGAAACAACGACTGGAAACCGGACAGAATTCCCATGCGGTGCATCGATTTCCGTGATCATGCAGTACCCTGCCCGCCCTCCGGGGCAGGCGGAACCAGGAGGCCACCCGCCGAAGCACAGGTCAGAGCGGGCACGGGGGGTTGCCCCGAACCGCTCGCCACCGTCCGCACTCCTGCGTGCGAGAGACGGGCATCACCGTCGACACCTGCGGAATCCACCCGGACAGCGCCGTCCGTGGTGGGGCTCCCACCGGGAAGACGGCTCCCGCCGCCCCCTGGTTGCTCAGGAGGGTTCCCGTTCCCCCGCGGACGATTCCCGTCGTTTGCGGACGACACCGGCGACACCCGGGCTACGCCACACCGCGGCGGCACCCGCGTACCGGCGGCACCGCCGCCGCCACGGGGCCGGGCCGCCGCTCCGGGCCGCCCCCGCCCGCCCGGCGCAGGGGCGGCCCGGCGCCCCGGCACCCGGGCCGGGGGCTCAGCCGAACTGCACGGACCGCTTGGCCAGCCCCATCCAGAAGCCGTCGATGACGCTGCGCCCGGTCCCCAGCTCCCCCTCGGACGCGCCGAGCGTGACGAACAGGGGCGCGAAGTGCTCGGTGCGCGGGTGGGCGATGCGGCCGGCCGGGGCCTTGTTCTCGAAGTCGAGCAGCGCGTCGACGTCCTGGCGGGCGAGCGCTTCGCGGCCCCAGTCATCGAACTCGGTGGACCAGCCGGGGGTGCCGCCCTGCCGCAGGGCGGCCAGGTTGTGGGTGAAGAAGCCGCTGCCGACGATCAGCACGCCCTCGTCGCGCAGCGGGGCGAGCCGCCGGCCGATGTCGAGCAGTTCGACGGGGTCGAGCGTCGGCATGGAGATCTGGAGCACCGGGATGTCCGCGGCGGGGAACATCTCGACGAGCGGGACGTAGGCGCCGTGGTCGAGGCCGCGGTCCGGGACGTCCTGCACGGGGGTGCCCGCGCGCCGCAGCAGCTTGCGGACGGAGTCGGCGAGGGCCGGCGCGCCGGGGGCGCTGTAGCGGACGCGGTAGTAGTGCTCGGGGAAGCCCCAGAAGTCGTAGACCAGCGGGACGGTCTCCGTCGCACCGAGGGCGAGCGGCGCCTCCTCCCAGTGGGCGGAGACGACGAGCACCGCGGTGGGCCGGGGCAGGCCGGCGGACCACGCGGCGAGCTGGCCCGGCCAGACGGGATCGTCGGCAAGGGGCGGGGCGCCGTGGGAGAGGTAGAGGGCGGGCATGCGCTCCGTGGCGGGGGTGGCGTTCATGGCGGCTCCGGCTCCCATTCTGCTTGAACTTTCAAGCTGAATTCACTGTAGACACATTTAGTTCAACTTTCAAGGATGGGGTCGTAGAGTGGGACGCATGAACACCGCATCCATCGGCGACAGCGGCGACGAGCCGCGCTGGCTGTCCGCGGACGAGCAGCGCGTGTGGCGCTCCTACCGGCACGCCACCACCCTCCTGGAGGACCACCTCGACCGCCAGCTGCAGCGGGACGCGGGGATGCCGCACGTCTACTACGGCCTGCTGGTGCAGCTGTCCCAGGCACCGCACCGGCGACGCCGGATGACCGAGCTCGCCATCGACGCGAAGATCACCCGCTCCCGGCTCTCGCACGCGGTCGCCCGCCTGGAGAAGAACGGCTGGGTGCGCCGCGAGGACTGCCCCTCGGACCGCCGCGGCCAGAACGCGGTGCTCACCGACGAGGGCGTCGAGGTCCTGAAGCGGGCCGCGCCCGGACATGTGGAGGCGGTGCGTCAGGCGATGTTCGACCGGCTCACCCCCGAACAGGTCCGCCAGCTCGGCGACATCATGCAGGTGATGGCGGAGGCGTTGCAGCCC
It encodes the following:
- a CDS encoding MFS transporter, yielding MSSQQARKPAATGAGSDRRRWIALAIVMTAAFMDLVDVTIVNIAIPSIERDLGASFGAIQWITAGYALAFAAGLITGGRLGDIHGRRRVFLIGITAFTVASALCGFAPNADTLVAARLLQGASAALMVPQVLAIVHVTFPAHERGKVFGLFGAIVGLGAVSGPLLGALLTQWNLFGLEWRPIFLINLPVGVAALVLGRKYITESKAPRALRLDLVGVAMVTLALLMLVYPLTRGRELDWPLWGHLCMAGSVPVFAAFVLYERHKTRKDGSPLVELSLFRVKSFAAGIAVQLTFGMVLGIFFLVWTLYMQIGLGWSPLRAGLTGVPFSVAVSLAAGLSVQLLVPRFGRKVLQAGAATMASGVLIYIWEAGRYGTSIHSWQMILPLVVMGVGMGLIVAPLTDAVLSDVPREHAGSASGLINTTTQMGNALGLGLVSVVFFGVIDEEKLAPSAVGQAFADAFQNSLWWVVGVLGLIFLVMFALPAKPRQHLEAGSPEEPETGGLPAEPEPALAR
- a CDS encoding helix-turn-helix transcriptional regulator, with the protein product MTDTPARLLNLLSLLQTPREWPGSELAERLAVSPRTIRRDIDRLRDLGYPVEATKGAVGGYRLVAGAAMPPLLLDDEEAVAIAVGLRAGAGHAIEGIEEAAVRALAKLEQVLPSRLRHRVATLQAATLPLARGDGAMIDPHILTSIAATVTGGERLRFAYRAGDGAETKRLVEPYRLVSTGRRWYLVAFDLQRDDWRTFRVDRVTEPFATGARFTPRPAPVGDAAELLGHTMSRHQQEHEIDVTFRAPASQVAARLPEHLGAPVPAGENACRLRSRSADSVEWLALRLALVDCEFTVHGPPALREHMAVLATRLGRASA
- a CDS encoding sigma-70 family RNA polymerase sigma factor translates to MATRAVARRQAESGGTDRAGSVRAVGGEIADRDLVGMYLDEIARTPLLDAAKEVELSQTIEAGVYARQILDGEVESEAQGATREELEALAEAAERAKDVFIRSNLRLVVAVARRYPRSGLPLLDLIQEGNAGLVRAVEKFDYAKGFKFSTYATWWIRQAITRSIADQSRTIRLPVHLVEELGRIRRVQREFNREHGRDPEAAEVAEELGSTPERVTDVLDWARDPVSLNMGVDDAGETQFGDLLEDTSAISPEQSVLTLLRSEELDGLIGKLDNRTASIIRMRYGIEDGRERTLTEVGKEHGLTRERIRQIEKHALLELKKMARDTGFDAAA
- a CDS encoding dioxygenase family protein, whose translation is MNATPATERMPALYLSHGAPPLADDPVWPGQLAAWSAGLPRPTAVLVVSAHWEEAPLALGATETVPLVYDFWGFPEHYYRVRYSAPGAPALADSVRKLLRRAGTPVQDVPDRGLDHGAYVPLVEMFPAADIPVLQISMPTLDPVELLDIGRRLAPLRDEGVLIVGSGFFTHNLAALRQGGTPGWSTEFDDWGREALARQDVDALLDFENKAPAGRIAHPRTEHFAPLFVTLGASEGELGTGRSVIDGFWMGLAKRSVQFG
- a CDS encoding MarR family winged helix-turn-helix transcriptional regulator; its protein translation is MNTASIGDSGDEPRWLSADEQRVWRSYRHATTLLEDHLDRQLQRDAGMPHVYYGLLVQLSQAPHRRRRMTELAIDAKITRSRLSHAVARLEKNGWVRREDCPSDRRGQNAVLTDEGVEVLKRAAPGHVEAVRQAMFDRLTPEQVRQLGDIMQVMAEALQPQDTGADLPWLR